A window of the Lactuca sativa cultivar Salinas chromosome 7, Lsat_Salinas_v11, whole genome shotgun sequence genome harbors these coding sequences:
- the LOC111894937 gene encoding protein FAR1-RELATED SEQUENCE 11-like codes for MDDLDMHDIENNHLDEENHQFVSNDSEILHNEGNQSETQDMNDIGNDHYDEENHQFSSGDSEILHNDENQSEIQVQSDNVATQYGSCKKFIGVDGSFFSIPEVEASWIPHMGSIFKDIKDVIKWYKGYVLRSGFDIRKSTERKKSGITTLKYFICNRGGLPNTSTLDTIRDDHNKQLRNSNCKRTNCKAFVAFKVIPHSSEVYLWRFEQQHNHKLINQDCMHLSRAKCQLDIVDQAFIHKLSSAKVGATTAYRLMCVIKGGCEFVGGLETDWKIFTRDINCHIGGTDANLLITKLQNRKENVTNFTYEYKCDKKQYCMVFVPFTGIDNHKRCVTFGVGLLCREDTNSYIWLLRSFLMCFGKALIMVVTDQDPTMKKAIEINIK; via the exons atggatgatttggatATGCATGACATCGAAAATAATCATCTCGATGAAGAAAATCATCAGTTCGTTTCTAATGATTCAGAGATTCTTCATAACGAGGGAAATCAATCGGAAACCCAag ATATGAATGACATCGGAAATGATCATTACGATGAAGAAAATCATCAATTCAGTTCTGGTGATTCAGAGATTCTGCATAATGATGAAAATCAATCGGAAATCCAAG TTCAAAGTGACAATGTTGCAACACAATATGGCTCTTGCAAAAAATTCATTGGAGTTGATGGTTCTTTCTTTTCGATTCCAGAGGTTGAAGCTAgttggatacctcatatgggttCAATTTTTAAAGATATCAAAGATGTTATTAAGTGGTATAAAGGATATGTATTAAGATCTGGTTTTGATATTAGAAAATCAACAGAGAGGAAAAAGAGTGGAATAACAACTTTGAAATATTTTATATGCAACAGAGGGGGATTGCCAAACACTTCTACTTTAGACACAATTAGGGATGATCATAACAAGCAATTAAGAAATAGTAATTGTAAACGCACAAATTGCAAAGCTTTTGTTGCATTCAAAGTTATACCACATTCTTCAGAAGTTTACCTGTGGCGCTTTGAACAACAACACAACCACAAATTGATCAATCAAGATTGTATGCATCTTTCAAGAGCTAAATGTCAGTTGGATATTGTTGATCAAGCTTTTATACATAAGCTGTCGAGTGCAAAGGTGGGGGCAACTACAGCATATAGGCTAATGTGTGTTATAAAAGGAGGATGTGAATTTGTTGGTGGACTAGAGACAGATTGGAAAATTTTTACAAGGGATATAAATTGTCACATCGGGGGCACTGATGCAAATTTGTTGATTACAAAGCTTCAGAATCGTAAAGAGAATGTTACAAATTTTACATACGAATACAAATGTGACAAGAAGCA gtATTGTATGGTATTTGTACCTTTTACTGGCATTGATAATCACAAAAGGTGTGTCACATTTGGAGTTGGTTTGTTGTGTAGAGAAGATACAAATTCCTATATTTGGTTACTCCGGTCATTCTTGATGTGTTTTGGAAAAGCACTAATCATGGTCGTGACCGATCAAGATCCAACAATGAAAAAAGCTATTGAGATA AAtattaaatga